In the Kineosporia sp. NBRC 101731 genome, CGCGTGGGCCAGGGATGCTTCAGCCAGTGGTGGCCTTCGCCGTTCACGGTCGACGGTGTCACCTACGCCACGGCCGAGCACTGGATGATGGCCGGTAAGGCCCGCCGGTTCGGGGACGAGGCGGCGCTGGCGAAGATCCTCGCCGCGCCCTCCCCGGCGCAGGCGAAGAAGCTGGGTCGCCGGGTCCGGGGTTTTGACCAGGATCGCTGGGTGGAGCACCGGTACGAGCTGGTGGCCGAGGGGAACCTGGCCAAGTTCGGGCAGTACCCGCAGTACGCCGACGTGCTGCGCACCTCCGGCTCCCGGGTGCTGGTGGAGGCCAGCCCGGTCGACCGGATCTGGGGGATCGGCCTGGCGGCCGACGACGGGGCGGCGAACGATCCCACGCGCTGGCGAGGCCTCAACCTGCTGGGGTTCGCGCTGATGGATCTGCGCGAGATATTCCTGCGGGCGGCCTGATGCGCCGAGCGCGAAATGCGTTCCGGTTCTGTCGGTGGTCGCCGTTAAGGTCGCCGATGTGACCCTGACCTTCATGGCCGTTCATGCCCACCCCGACGACGAGGCCACCGGTACCGGTGGAGTGTTCGCCAAGGCCGCTGCCGAGGGCATCCGTACCGTGCTCGTCACCTGTACCGACGGGCGCTGCGGCGACGGCCCGGGAGGCGTGAAGCCGGGCGATGCCGCGCACGACGTCGATGCCGTGGTGAAGGTGCGGGCGGGTGAGCTGGAGCGCAGCACGAAGGTCCTCGGCATCGACGTGGTCGAGCAGCTGGGCTACCACGACTCCGGGATGATGGGCTGGGACACCAACACGCTGCCGGGTGCCTTCTGGAACACCCCGGTGGCCGAGGCCGCCGCCCGTCTGGCCGACCTCATGCGTACCCACCGGCCCGACGTGGTCGTCACCTACGACGCCAACGGTGTGTACGGTCACCCCGACCACATCCAGGCCCACCGCATCACTATGGCCGCCGTGGAACTGCTGGCCGGCGAGCCGTGGCAGCCCGCGAAGGTGTACTGGTCCTCGCCGCCCTACTCGCAGATGAAGATGTGGGGCGACCTCACCCGGGAGTTCGGCACCGAGGAGGAGAAGGCCGGGATGGAGAAGATGGAGGCCGAGATGAATGCCGCCCTGGCCCGGGGCGATCGGCTGCCGATGGGCCTGCCCGATGAGGAGCTCACCACCTGGGTCGACGTGAAGCCCTGGAACCAGCAGAAGTTCGATGCCCTGTCGGCCCACGCCAGCCAGTCCGACAGCGCGCAGATGCTCGCGCTCGGGGTCGAGCGGTTCGGCGCGATGATGGGCGTGGAGACGTTCCAGCGGGTGGGCGCCGCCCCGGGGGCGCCGCGCGAGACCGACCTGTTCGAGGGCCTTGAGCGCTGAGGCGTCGCGTCGCCGGGCCTGATCGGCCCGGCGACGAGCCTCACCAGCCCCAGTCCTCGACCTGCCAGCCGTTCTGCGGGTCGCCCACGAGCTTGACCACCTGGGTGTTCAGCAGGGGATGGGCCGCAGCGTAGGTGCCGTCGACGTCCTTGGCCCGTACCGCGACCCAGGTGCGGATCGCGGAGCCGTGGCTGACCACGGCGGCGCACTCGACACCGGTCGCCGCTATCTCCGCGATCGCTTGGTCGAACCGGGCCAGGGCCTCGTCACCGGTCGGGCCGCCGGGCATCTGCACACCCGTGTCACCGGCGGCCCAGCTCATGGTGATCTTGACGTAGAGGTTGACCGCCTCGTCGTCACTCTTCATCTCCAGATCGCCGGCGTCCCACTCCCGGATGCCGTCGTGGACGGTGACCTCCAGCCCGCGGGCTTTCGCCAGCGGTGCCACGGTCTGCTGCGTACGCACCAGCGTGGTCGCGTGCAGGGCGTCGATCGTCTCGTTCTTCAGCCGTTCCACCAGCAACTCTGCCTGCTCACGGCCCAGCTCGGTGAGGTCTGCACCGGGGCGCGCGGTGTCCAGGGCGCCGATCACGTTGGAGTGGGTCTGGCCGTGGCGGATGAGCAGCAGGCGCATGCGGGTGCCGTTTCTGTGCGGGAGGAGGGAGCGGTACCCATCCTCGCTCAGCCCGCGGCCACCGGTACCTCCCGGTCCGGGAGATGCGTGCCACCTGTGCTCGGCGGGTGCTCGGCGGGTGCTCGGCCGGTGACGAACCGACCCGGTAAGCGGCCGTTCAGCGGGCTTCCTACAATGACCAGGCCGAGCGCAGCGGCGCGATCGGTCCACCACGGGTCCGATCCGGGAAAGTAGAAATGAATCTCTATCTGCGTCTGTTCCTGCTCAGCTTCATCGTCCGGCTCCGGCCGAAGGTCTCCATGTGGGAGGGCACCCGCACACCGTTCCGGGTTCTGCCCAACGACCTCGACCTGTTCCGGCACGTCAACAACAGCCGTTACCTCGGCTTCTGCGACCTCGGCCGCCTCGACCTGATGACCCGCGCCGGCTCCTGGGCCGAGGTCAAGCGCCGCGGCTGGTTCCCCGTCGTCGCCGCCCAGACCATCACCTACCGGCGCTCGCTGACGCTCTGGCAGAAGTTCCACGTGCACACGCGGATGCTCGGCTTCGACGAGCGCAACTCCTACATCGAGCAGACCTTCGTGCGGGGCGACGACATCATGGCCCGCGCGGTGATCCAGGTGCGGTTCCTCAAGCGCACGGGTGGCTCGGTGACCCACGCGGAACTGCAGGACGCCGTCGGCGCCTACCCCGCCGACCTGGAACTGCCGCTGTGGGTGCGTGAGTGGGCCGACAGCGTCCGGATCTCCCAGAGTATTCCGGTGAGTGACGGCTAAAGGCCACGTGCCGGGGTCATCGACGACGTGACGGTACGCACAGCAGCGGAGCCTCGTGCGGTGACCGCTTTGATGCGGTGCGCGACTCTGCCTCCAGCGATGCGTAGCCTGCTCGGCCCTCCTGCGCCGGGACCGCCAGGATCCGCGCCGTTCTTCAAGCGGTGGCCACAAACGTTCGCCCGTTGCCGGTTGCCGGAGGGTGAACAAGAATGGTGGCAACTGACTTTGATCTGTTCCGTCCGAGCTCACATCGATGGTGGGGGATTCCGTGCACCCTGAGCGCACGAGTTCTCCCCACCATGCTCAAGGGCTTCTTCGGCCGCCCCGGCGTACGTCGATCGCCACCGCACCGGCCGGTCCTCCGAAGTCGCCGAAGTCACGGTGGTTCCGCGGGGGCTGTTGCCGGTCAGCGTCTGCCGACGGGCGATCTGGGAGAGTGTCTCGGTAGAGAGGAGTCACGGCGTGGGACTCGCAGACGGGTACCGGATCATGAAGACGTCGAGCGAGTCCTCGTGCTCGAACACGAACCCGTGACGCTCGTAGAGACGCCGGGCGGGGCTGCCCTGGAGCACATCCAGGCGCACGACAGCCCCGTCCGCGTCGCACTCCTCGAGCAGCGTCGTCAGGACGGCGCTGCCGATGCCGTGCCCCTGGTAGTCGGGGGACAGGTAGAACTGCTCGATCCAGCGGCAGTCCTCGGCCTGGCGTACGGCAACGCACCCGGCGAACCGGCCACCCACCTCGATGATGCGCGAGTTGGCGGGAACGAAGCGCTCGTACAGGTAGTCGCGCGCGGACTGCTCGTTCCAGGGGCGCAGACGCTCCAGGTGCTCGCGGATCACCAGGACCTTCAGGTCGGCAATGCGTTCCAGATCGTCAGGGGTGGTGGGTCGGAAGGTCCAGTCGGCCATGGGGGAATAGTAGACAGGTGGCAGCGAGATCTGTTGCTGCGGGCCTGTGGTGGGCCCGGCGGTAGGACGGTCCCGATGCCGGTCTGGGGATGGGGCAGGTCGGCCGGGCAGGTCGATGCGCGCGTCACCACCGTCGGCGGTCAGTGCGCGTGGTGGCTCAGTCGATGAAGGCGATGGCGTCGACCTCGACGAGGTACTCGGGGGAGGCCAGGGCGGCGACGCCGATGCCGGTGAGCGGCGCCTGGATGGTGACGCCGAGCTTCTTCTCGGCGCGTGCGATGCCCTCGCCCGAGGCCGCGACCAGTTCCGGGGTCATGTTCACGGCGTAGACGTTGATCTTCGCGACGTCGTCGAAGGTGGCGCCGGCCTCGGCCAGGGCGGTGGCGACGTTGAGGTAGCACTGCTCGATCTGGGCCACGTAATCGCCTGCGCCGACGGTGTTCCCGCTCTGGTCGACGGAGACCTGGCCGGCCAGGAACACCATTTTCGAGCCACTGGCGATCGAGACGTGGCGGTACAGCGGGACCTCGGCCAGAGCGGCGGGGTTCTTCAGGGTGATGGACATGGATATCTCCTGGAGGTCAGTGGGTAGGTCGATGGGGAGGTCAATGGATGGGGGAGCCCCGCCCTCGTGCAAAAACATAACATAGCAATGCCATGTATCATCGGCGTCATGGCGAGACCGAAGGATCCGGCCGTGCGCTCGATGCTCATCGAGCGGGCCGGGCAGATGCTGCGTACGCGCGAACCGATCACGCTGCGGTCGCTGGTGGCCGACACCGGCTACTCGACCATGGCCGTGTACACGCACTTCGGCAGCATGGACGGGTTGTGGACGGCCCTGCGGCAGGAGGGGCACACCCGCATGGGTGTGCGGTTCCGGGCGGTGCCGATCACCGACGATCCGGTGCTGGACCTGACCGCGCACGCCACGGCGTACATCCACAACGCGCTGGAGCACCCCGATCTCTACCGGGTCATGTTCGACGCGACGTTCGGCCTGGAAGACGACGAGGCCGCGGACGAGGGGCTGGAATGCATGGTCCAGGCGGCCGCCCGGGGGATCGAAGCGGGCCGCTTCGCGGCGGAATTCGCGCCGCTCGACCTCGCGGTGCAGACCTGGGCCGTGACGCACGGCCTCGCCGCACTGGTCGCCACCGGCCCGCAATCGCACGAAACCCTCAGCCACGGGCCGATTCTGCTGGAAGGGCTGTTTGAGCGGGTGGGTGACGAGCCGAACCGTTGCCGTGCCTCGGTGACCAGGGCCTGGCGGGATTCCGGGCTGCCGCACCGATAGGAATGTCACCCGGACCGCTCCCGGACCGCTCCCGGCCCACCTCCTGGTCTCCCGAGCTTCCACCGGCCGGGACCGGACCGGCAAAGCCTAAACTGCCGCTCATGTTACGTGTCACCGGTCTGGGGAAGAGCTACGGCTCCCGAACAGTCCTGTCCGACGTCACATTCGAGGTGGCCGCGGGCGGCATCGCGGCGCTGGTCGGGCCGAACGGGGCCGGGAAGTCGACGCTGCTCGAGTGCCTCGCGGGCGCCGCGCCGATGGACTCCGGCACCGTGGAGATCCTGGGCCGGCCCTCGCAGCCGTCGTCGGCCGGGCACTGGCAGTCGGTCTACGGGGTGCTCAACGACTTCACCTGGCTGCCGGGGCTGACGGTGACCGATCACCTGATGCTGCTGCAACCACAACCGGCGCAAGACGTTCGCGCAGCACTCGCGGCCTTCGGGGTGCCGGACGTGGGTGAGCACAAGCCGACCGCCCTGAGCTCGGGACAACGTCAGAGGGTGGCCCTGGCCACGGCACGGGTGCGGCCCTGGGACGTTCTGCTGCTCGACGAGCCGGAGGCGCACCTCGACGTCGCGGGGGTCGGCGTGCTGGCTCGGGAACTGCTCGCGATGCTCACCCCCGAGCGGTGCATCCTGCTGTCCACGCACGATCCGTCGCTGGTGCGGGCGCTGGGCTGCCCGCAGATCAGCCTGGCCGGCGAGGTCGTGCGATGACGCGTCCCAGCGCCGAGCAGGCCGTCACCGCGCTCATCGCGCTGCCGATGCTCGGCTCCACCCTCTGGTCGGTCGGCGACCAGATCCTGCCCGCCGTGCTCCGGGCCGCGCAGGAACGGGGCTTCTCCCCGGAGCTCCTGGCGCTCGCCGGCGGGCTCGCCCTGGCCGGCGTCTGGGTACAGGCCCTGTATTTCGCCGGGCCGATCGCGGCCTCAGCGGCCCAGCTGCAATGGCTGCCCGCCGCTGACGTGCTCGGTCGCGACCGGATACTGACCGGCCTGATCACGGCGGCGGCGATCGCGATGCTGGTCGTCGTGGCCGTCCTGGTGGCCCGGGCGATGGGCTGGCCGGTCCCGTTGGCGCTGGGCACCGCGGTTCTGCTCTGCGCCACCCTGGCGACGGTCGTCCAGCTCCAGAAACGGGACGCCCCCGGACCGGTGGCCCTGCTGTCGGCGGTCTTCCTGATCACCGCCCTGACCCTGGCCGCGGTCCAGGCCTGGACGCTCCCCACCGGCACGGCCGTCGGGCTCGGGTTCGCGCTCATGGCGACCCGGCCCAGCCGGCGTCCGCGGGCTCTGGGTGCCCCGCACCCCCTCGTCCCCCGTTGGCAGCTGATCCGGGGCCACACCCACCGCTGGTCGGTGAACGCCGGAATGCTCGCGCTGGACACCGACATCGTCCAGGCCGTGCACGAGAGCCAGGGCCGCCCGACCCGCAGACCCTTGCCGGTGCGCTGGTACCGGACACCGGCGGCGCTCGCCGGCGTCGTCCTCCGGCGGGCCCTCACCGAGACGTTCGTGCCCACGGCGGCACTGGTGCTGACTGCTCTGATCGCCGCTGCTCTGCTCGGGCCGGGGGCCGGGCTCGCCGTGTTCGTGGTGCTGCAGTACCGGCTGACCACGGCCATCGGTCGGATGGCCGAGAGCTGGCTGGCATCTCCTGCACTGCAGCGCATCTGGGCCCGTCGTACGACGCCGGCGGAGCTGTTCGCGCCGGTGTTCGTCAG is a window encoding:
- a CDS encoding NADAR family protein; the protein is MSWTNPDERLAAIRARHAAGEKQKFMFFWGHRPERDGRVGQGCFSQWWPSPFTVDGVTYATAEHWMMAGKARRFGDEAALAKILAAPSPAQAKKLGRRVRGFDQDRWVEHRYELVAEGNLAKFGQYPQYADVLRTSGSRVLVEASPVDRIWGIGLAADDGAANDPTRWRGLNLLGFALMDLREIFLRAA
- a CDS encoding PIG-L family deacetylase, producing the protein MAVHAHPDDEATGTGGVFAKAAAEGIRTVLVTCTDGRCGDGPGGVKPGDAAHDVDAVVKVRAGELERSTKVLGIDVVEQLGYHDSGMMGWDTNTLPGAFWNTPVAEAAARLADLMRTHRPDVVVTYDANGVYGHPDHIQAHRITMAAVELLAGEPWQPAKVYWSSPPYSQMKMWGDLTREFGTEEEKAGMEKMEAEMNAALARGDRLPMGLPDEELTTWVDVKPWNQQKFDALSAHASQSDSAQMLALGVERFGAMMGVETFQRVGAAPGAPRETDLFEGLER
- a CDS encoding histidine phosphatase family protein, coding for MRLLLIRHGQTHSNVIGALDTARPGADLTELGREQAELLVERLKNETIDALHATTLVRTQQTVAPLAKARGLEVTVHDGIREWDAGDLEMKSDDEAVNLYVKITMSWAAGDTGVQMPGGPTGDEALARFDQAIAEIAATGVECAAVVSHGSAIRTWVAVRAKDVDGTYAAAHPLLNTQVVKLVGDPQNGWQVEDWGW
- a CDS encoding acyl-CoA thioesterase; the protein is MNLYLRLFLLSFIVRLRPKVSMWEGTRTPFRVLPNDLDLFRHVNNSRYLGFCDLGRLDLMTRAGSWAEVKRRGWFPVVAAQTITYRRSLTLWQKFHVHTRMLGFDERNSYIEQTFVRGDDIMARAVIQVRFLKRTGGSVTHAELQDAVGAYPADLELPLWVREWADSVRISQSIPVSDG
- a CDS encoding GNAT family N-acetyltransferase, which gives rise to MADWTFRPTTPDDLERIADLKVLVIREHLERLRPWNEQSARDYLYERFVPANSRIIEVGGRFAGCVAVRQAEDCRWIEQFYLSPDYQGHGIGSAVLTTLLEECDADGAVVRLDVLQGSPARRLYERHGFVFEHEDSLDVFMIRYPSASPTP
- a CDS encoding RidA family protein codes for the protein MSITLKNPAALAEVPLYRHVSIASGSKMVFLAGQVSVDQSGNTVGAGDYVAQIEQCYLNVATALAEAGATFDDVAKINVYAVNMTPELVAASGEGIARAEKKLGVTIQAPLTGIGVAALASPEYLVEVDAIAFID
- a CDS encoding TetR/AcrR family transcriptional regulator; amino-acid sequence: MARPKDPAVRSMLIERAGQMLRTREPITLRSLVADTGYSTMAVYTHFGSMDGLWTALRQEGHTRMGVRFRAVPITDDPVLDLTAHATAYIHNALEHPDLYRVMFDATFGLEDDEAADEGLECMVQAAARGIEAGRFAAEFAPLDLAVQTWAVTHGLAALVATGPQSHETLSHGPILLEGLFERVGDEPNRCRASVTRAWRDSGLPHR
- a CDS encoding ABC transporter ATP-binding protein is translated as MLRVTGLGKSYGSRTVLSDVTFEVAAGGIAALVGPNGAGKSTLLECLAGAAPMDSGTVEILGRPSQPSSAGHWQSVYGVLNDFTWLPGLTVTDHLMLLQPQPAQDVRAALAAFGVPDVGEHKPTALSSGQRQRVALATARVRPWDVLLLDEPEAHLDVAGVGVLARELLAMLTPERCILLSTHDPSLVRALGCPQISLAGEVVR